One Mya arenaria isolate MELC-2E11 chromosome 7, ASM2691426v1 genomic window carries:
- the LOC128241435 gene encoding uncharacterized protein LOC128241435 isoform X2: MCEALEDSRAWSLRVSRALDDIGVTRRMVARRRRTWLRREAVKTLCLALLGLDMTEYYFGSQSEGTTTLGMISDVDILHSIHIFPVLLDSSEWHYGKYNLLVKKTEGSPPQHCNLQILRQDCPLPITNVIMPDDMIDCEGNVFLRNDEGDNIQQNLVGVKLISHGPSRSFGDDVDSVSAFPCARLPAECQFLFYRPRPGHWPTPDMLVQASQFPVFLVKQGYPDSPYHQRLLEWRFSTSLMERVLVFSFNINQIKVYVLLKMIRKSFLKHFVGDNLSTFHIKTAMMFTIESYPPDIWREENVVQCALYCLTTLFRWLKLGYCPHFTISGVNLFVGKLGRPEIHTLLSVVADIMCDNLSCLTLIQMDELGARLQPITRAFPGKSRYEINMKICEHMCRQFCSTTEYLLRKFPNGMVTLSNLYNDFISLNILNDILCEPSLEKEATTIISRFVANILASALASEKLRLNQPITGDIMQLYSLSFESDLLSSRLKFASMLYCSGQYEAAASVLSYCEGLLGPHVWQSCACGRGHKPSRAFLVKCLKTENDLEFHKQSVACCIKFTHLETWVVPDHLLYEMYRPITSEDALILNVKERLRMQYERSWMKYAVIDCIPFLYYLQYLTYRELDHLDRKYTALQNLSNYLYNPGGVGGHTETVANVLGHCYELENRPDMFWQCYSQSLSHHPRNNAANWHVIRLLNQQARQ; encoded by the coding sequence ATGTGCGAAGCGTTAGAGGATTCTCGGGCATGGTCTCTAAGAGTATCCCGGGCCTTAGATGACATCGGGGTCACCAGACGCATGGTCGCCAGGAGGAGGAGGACGTGGCTTAGGAGAGAGGCAGTCAAAACACTGTGTCTTGCATTATTGGGTTTAGATATGACAGAGTACTATTTCGGAAGTCAGAGTGAAGGAACTACTACTCTAGGAATGATCTCTGATGTTGATATATTACACAGTATACACATTTTTCCAGTACTGTTAGACTCGAGTGAATGGCACTATGGGAAGTATAATTTACTTGTCAAAAAGACTGAGGGGTCCCCGCCTCAACACTGTAACCTCCAGATACTGAGGCAAGACTGCCCTCTGCCAATAACAAACGTTATTATGCCTGATGATATGATTGATTGTGAGGGCAATGTGTTCCTGCGAAATGATGAAGGGGATAATATACAACAAAACCTAGTTGGAGTGAAGCTGATATCGCATGGACCATCGAGAAGTTTTGGTGACGATGTTGACTCGGTTAGTGCATTTCCGTGTGCTAGGTTACCAGCAGAGTGTCAGTTCCTCTTTTACAGACCCCGCCCTGGACATTGGCCCACACCTGACATGTTGGTACAGGCAAGTCAGTTTCCAGTATTTCTTGTGAAGCAAGGCTACCCTGACAGTCCTTATCATCAACGGTTACTTGAATGGAGATTTTCTACTTCCCTCATGGAACGGGTACTTGTATTTAGTttcaatataaatcaaattaaagtgTATGTGCTGTTAAAAATGATAAGGAAATCATTTCTAAAGCATTTCGTAGGAGACAATCTCAGCACATTTCACATTAAGACAGCCATGATGTTCACCATAGAGAGCTATCCGCCTGACATATGGAGAGAGGAAAACGTTGTACAGTGCGCCCTCTACTGCCTGACCACACTCTTCCGGTGGCTAAAACTAGGCTACTGTCCACATTTCACAATCTCCGGGGTGAACCTGTTTGTGGGAAAACTGGGTAGACCTGAAATACACACCCTGCTGTCAGTTGTTGCTGACATCATGTGTGACAACCTCAGTTGTCTAACTTTGATACAAATGGATGAATTAGGGGCCAGATTGCAACCGATAACACGAGCGTTTCCTGGTAAATCGCGATATGagataaacatgaaaatatgtgAACATATGTGTAGGCAGTTTTGTTCTACCACTGAATATTTGCTACGCAAATTTCCAAATGGAATGGTAACATTGAGCAATCTTTACAATGATTTTATTAGTCTCAACATTCTTAACGACATACTCTGTGAACCGAGCTTGGAGAAAGAAGCAACAACAATAATATCACGGTTTGTTGCAAACATATTAGCATCTGCCCTGGCTTCTGAGAAGTTACGCCTTAATCAGCCAATTACAGGTGATATAATGCAGCTGTACTCTCTGTCCTTTGAATCTGACTTACTGTCCAGCAGGCTAAAGTTTGCCTCTATGTTGTACTGTAGCGGACAGTATGAGGCAGCAGCTTCAGTGCTTAGTTACTGTGAGGGCCTGCTGGGGCCGCATGTGTGGCAGAGCTGTGCCTGCGGGAGAGGACACAAACCTAGTCGGGCATTTCTTGTAAAATGTCTCAAAACTGAAAATGACCttgaatttcataaacaatCAGTTGCATGTTGTATAAAATTCACACACCTGGAAACATGGGTTGTGCCTGACCACCTTCTGTATGAAATGTACAGACCAATAACAAGCGAAGATGCTCTTATATTGAATGTTAAAGAACGCTTACGTATGCAATACGAACGGAGTTGGATGAAATACGCGGTAATTGACTGCATACCATTTCTCTACTACCTACAGTACCTTACGTACAGGGAACTTGACCATCTCGACAGAAAATACACAGCATTACAGAACCTAAGTAACTACTTGTATAACCCTGGAGGTGTGGGTGGACATACCGAGACAGTGGCAAATGTTCTTGGGCACTGCTACGAGCTTGAAAACAGGCCGGATATGTTTTGGCAATGTTACAGTCAGTCTCTAAGCCATCATCCCAGAAACAATGCTGCCAACTGGCATGTGATAAGATTGCTAAACCAACAAGCGAGACAGTGA
- the LOC128240041 gene encoding uncharacterized protein LOC128240041, with product MKLLLTLCLLGVTFAAQPTCEIPHGHDLTQLVDGGFARMDTQPKDDKVTTLEYDMIIQFDDKNNDSCVSFAEYHNPETQALYLEVNQKMYQHFNPDGDDCLDVDEMNAQFAKIDKDGDGLVDKHEYEQYYTNLLKHLYPCHGGAGK from the exons ATGAAATTACTACTAACGCTCTGCCTCCTTGGCGTCACCTTTGC TGCACAGCCAACGTGTGAGATACCCCATGGCCATGACCTCACGCAGCTAGTGGACGGCGGGTTCGCCAGGATGGACACACAGCCAAAGGACGATAAAGTGACCACACTGGAATATGATATGATCATCCAGTTTGACGACAAAAACA acGATTCCTGCGTGTCGTTCGCTGAGTACCACAATCCCGAGACTCAGGCCCTCTATTTAGAGGTGAACCAGAAAATGTACCAGCACTTTAACCCGGATGGTGACGACTGCCTGGATGTCGACGAGATGAACGCTCAATTTGCCAAGATTGACAAGGACG GAGACGGTCTTGTGGATAAACACGAATACGAGCAATACTACACGAAC ttgTTGAAGCATCTCTACCCCTGTCACGGCGGCGCTGGGAAGTAA
- the LOC128241270 gene encoding tumor necrosis factor receptor superfamily member 16-like, with protein MGTHAVLHEGRRVPMLVSMKAEVCPRWSPYRAEGQEGAHVGLHEGRMVHMLVYMKPEGCPCWFHEGRWVPMMVSMKAEGCPCWSPSRQMGAHAGLHEGRMVPMLVSMKTGRCPRVNAGRPRTDVTKRNYTTPAVDVNNEDDSSDIFPVYCAALVLVIVGLVGYVIYKKYQRMRSKRRQKAPCSHEDVEYSKASGGDSGVFVDNDSPKYYTYCLASGVRDLPVGKRKELEKTLATPHSDSWKLLAKEIGYSSKRLTQLESRGGAEGNSSFKYMLHDWERRDAATVTRLIQALRNIGRQDAARIIYVDSTEGRTQMLSKHNSASQNMV; from the exons ATGGGTACCCATGCTGTtctccatgaaggcagaagggtgcccatgttggtctccatgaaggcagaagTGTGCCCACGTTGGTCTCCATatagggcagaagg GCAGGAAGGTGCCCACGTTGgtctccatgaaggcagaatggtgcacatgctggtctacATGAAgccagaagggtgcccatgctggttcCATGAAGGCAGATGGGTGCCCATGATGGTATCCATGAaagcagaagggtgcccatgctggtctccatcaAGGCAGatgggtgcccatgctggtctccatgaaggcagaaTGGTGCcaatgctggtctccatgaagaCAGGAAGGTGCCCAC GCGTCAACGCGGGTCGGCCACGCACAGACGTCACAAAACGAAACTACACGACACCAGCCGTTGACGTCAACAACGAAGATGACAGTAGCGACATTTTTCCGGTTTACTGCGCTGCGCTCGTGCTCGTGATCGTCGGCCTCGTTGGTTACGTCATTTACAAGAAATATCAGCGCATGCGTAGTAAGCGACGTCAGAAGGCGCCGTGTTCGCACGAGGATGTGGAGTATTCGAAAGCTTCCGGGGGAGATAGCGGCGTGTTTGTGGACAATGATTCGCcgaaatattatacat ACTGTTTAGCCAGTGGGGTACGGGACCTACCCGTCGGGAAGCGGAAAGAGCTTGAGAAAACCCTGGCCACGCCCCACTCCGACAGTTGGAAACTGCTTGCCAAGGAAATAG GTTACAGCAGCAAGCGACTGACCCAGCTTGAGTCCAGGGGCGGGGCTGAGGGGAACAGCAGTTTCAAGTACATGCTTCACGACTGGGAACGCCGGGACGCAGCTACTGTGACCCGGCTTATACAGGCCTTACGTAATATCGGCCGGCAGGATGCGGCGAGGATTATTTACGTTGATAGTACAGAGGGGCGGACTCAGATGCTTTCAAAACATAACAGTGCTTCTCAAAATATGGTCTAA
- the LOC128241435 gene encoding uncharacterized protein LOC128241435 isoform X1 has product MRIGKKRKSRLRDISLDHLYEWVDIELHKCIYIRFIRKTLKDKLIMCEALEDSRAWSLRVSRALDDIGVTRRMVARRRRTWLRREAVKTLCLALLGLDMTEYYFGSQSEGTTTLGMISDVDILHSIHIFPVLLDSSEWHYGKYNLLVKKTEGSPPQHCNLQILRQDCPLPITNVIMPDDMIDCEGNVFLRNDEGDNIQQNLVGVKLISHGPSRSFGDDVDSVSAFPCARLPAECQFLFYRPRPGHWPTPDMLVQASQFPVFLVKQGYPDSPYHQRLLEWRFSTSLMERVLVFSFNINQIKVYVLLKMIRKSFLKHFVGDNLSTFHIKTAMMFTIESYPPDIWREENVVQCALYCLTTLFRWLKLGYCPHFTISGVNLFVGKLGRPEIHTLLSVVADIMCDNLSCLTLIQMDELGARLQPITRAFPGKSRYEINMKICEHMCRQFCSTTEYLLRKFPNGMVTLSNLYNDFISLNILNDILCEPSLEKEATTIISRFVANILASALASEKLRLNQPITGDIMQLYSLSFESDLLSSRLKFASMLYCSGQYEAAASVLSYCEGLLGPHVWQSCACGRGHKPSRAFLVKCLKTENDLEFHKQSVACCIKFTHLETWVVPDHLLYEMYRPITSEDALILNVKERLRMQYERSWMKYAVIDCIPFLYYLQYLTYRELDHLDRKYTALQNLSNYLYNPGGVGGHTETVANVLGHCYELENRPDMFWQCYSQSLSHHPRNNAANWHVIRLLNQQARQ; this is encoded by the coding sequence ATAATGTGCGAAGCGTTAGAGGATTCTCGGGCATGGTCTCTAAGAGTATCCCGGGCCTTAGATGACATCGGGGTCACCAGACGCATGGTCGCCAGGAGGAGGAGGACGTGGCTTAGGAGAGAGGCAGTCAAAACACTGTGTCTTGCATTATTGGGTTTAGATATGACAGAGTACTATTTCGGAAGTCAGAGTGAAGGAACTACTACTCTAGGAATGATCTCTGATGTTGATATATTACACAGTATACACATTTTTCCAGTACTGTTAGACTCGAGTGAATGGCACTATGGGAAGTATAATTTACTTGTCAAAAAGACTGAGGGGTCCCCGCCTCAACACTGTAACCTCCAGATACTGAGGCAAGACTGCCCTCTGCCAATAACAAACGTTATTATGCCTGATGATATGATTGATTGTGAGGGCAATGTGTTCCTGCGAAATGATGAAGGGGATAATATACAACAAAACCTAGTTGGAGTGAAGCTGATATCGCATGGACCATCGAGAAGTTTTGGTGACGATGTTGACTCGGTTAGTGCATTTCCGTGTGCTAGGTTACCAGCAGAGTGTCAGTTCCTCTTTTACAGACCCCGCCCTGGACATTGGCCCACACCTGACATGTTGGTACAGGCAAGTCAGTTTCCAGTATTTCTTGTGAAGCAAGGCTACCCTGACAGTCCTTATCATCAACGGTTACTTGAATGGAGATTTTCTACTTCCCTCATGGAACGGGTACTTGTATTTAGTttcaatataaatcaaattaaagtgTATGTGCTGTTAAAAATGATAAGGAAATCATTTCTAAAGCATTTCGTAGGAGACAATCTCAGCACATTTCACATTAAGACAGCCATGATGTTCACCATAGAGAGCTATCCGCCTGACATATGGAGAGAGGAAAACGTTGTACAGTGCGCCCTCTACTGCCTGACCACACTCTTCCGGTGGCTAAAACTAGGCTACTGTCCACATTTCACAATCTCCGGGGTGAACCTGTTTGTGGGAAAACTGGGTAGACCTGAAATACACACCCTGCTGTCAGTTGTTGCTGACATCATGTGTGACAACCTCAGTTGTCTAACTTTGATACAAATGGATGAATTAGGGGCCAGATTGCAACCGATAACACGAGCGTTTCCTGGTAAATCGCGATATGagataaacatgaaaatatgtgAACATATGTGTAGGCAGTTTTGTTCTACCACTGAATATTTGCTACGCAAATTTCCAAATGGAATGGTAACATTGAGCAATCTTTACAATGATTTTATTAGTCTCAACATTCTTAACGACATACTCTGTGAACCGAGCTTGGAGAAAGAAGCAACAACAATAATATCACGGTTTGTTGCAAACATATTAGCATCTGCCCTGGCTTCTGAGAAGTTACGCCTTAATCAGCCAATTACAGGTGATATAATGCAGCTGTACTCTCTGTCCTTTGAATCTGACTTACTGTCCAGCAGGCTAAAGTTTGCCTCTATGTTGTACTGTAGCGGACAGTATGAGGCAGCAGCTTCAGTGCTTAGTTACTGTGAGGGCCTGCTGGGGCCGCATGTGTGGCAGAGCTGTGCCTGCGGGAGAGGACACAAACCTAGTCGGGCATTTCTTGTAAAATGTCTCAAAACTGAAAATGACCttgaatttcataaacaatCAGTTGCATGTTGTATAAAATTCACACACCTGGAAACATGGGTTGTGCCTGACCACCTTCTGTATGAAATGTACAGACCAATAACAAGCGAAGATGCTCTTATATTGAATGTTAAAGAACGCTTACGTATGCAATACGAACGGAGTTGGATGAAATACGCGGTAATTGACTGCATACCATTTCTCTACTACCTACAGTACCTTACGTACAGGGAACTTGACCATCTCGACAGAAAATACACAGCATTACAGAACCTAAGTAACTACTTGTATAACCCTGGAGGTGTGGGTGGACATACCGAGACAGTGGCAAATGTTCTTGGGCACTGCTACGAGCTTGAAAACAGGCCGGATATGTTTTGGCAATGTTACAGTCAGTCTCTAAGCCATCATCCCAGAAACAATGCTGCCAACTGGCATGTGATAAGATTGCTAAACCAACAAGCGAGACAGTGA